One region of Camelina sativa cultivar DH55 chromosome 6, Cs, whole genome shotgun sequence genomic DNA includes:
- the LOC104792525 gene encoding probable membrane-associated kinase regulator 3: MDLHESESRTHVMSNDGDDDGYIDLEVNLSSSSSSCPSSSSFFTFNVTSSPPPPQSREFEFQMCSTAVASGESTTSPADELFYKGQLLPLHLPPRLKMVQKLLLASSSSAAVTTDTPISPRATAAVSSSPRRFSSSEIGQDEQCYFEISTELKRFIDNNENHLGNSWSKKIKQSSITQKLKASSAYLRALFSKPGCSDSSEINPRFKTEPSKTSRKKKNPFVNSDQNPQLIHRRSFSGVIQRHSQAKCSTSSSSSSSASSLSSSFSFGSNGSLDLQTLMRSSNASDNSIEGAIEHCKQSFTTRKSNVAESELCSSRTSVSTCGDLDRD, from the coding sequence ATGGATTTGCATGAATCAGAATCAAGAACACATGTTATGTCTaacgatggtgatgatgatggttacATTGACTTGGAGgtcaatctctcttcttcttcttcttcttgtccgtCTTCCTCAAGCTTCTTCACCTTCAACGTCACCTCCTCCCCGCCGCCGCCGCAAAGCCGAGAGTTCGAGTTTCAAATGTGCTCCACCGCCGTAGCTTCCGGCGAATCAACCACATCTCCTGCGGATGAGCTTTTCTACAAAGGTCAACTCCTACCTCTTCATCTCCCCCCTCGTCTCAAAATGGTACAGAAGCTTCTTCTcgcttcctcctcctctgccGCAGTAACAACAGATACTCCAATCTCTCCACGCGCCACCGCAGCCGTATCTTCCTCGCCAAGGAGGTTTAGTAGCAGCGAGATCGGCCAAGACGAGCAATGCTACTTTGAGATATCGACAGAGCTCAAGAGATTCATAGACAACAACGAGAACCATCTCGGAAACAGTTGGAGCAAAAAGATCAAACAGTCATCGATAACACAAAAGCTCAAAGCCTCAAGCGCTTACCTAAGAGCTCTGTTCTCGAAACCAGGGTGCTCAGATTCATCAGAGATCAACCCAAGATTCAAAACTGAGCCTTCTAAAAcctcaagaaagaagaagaacccatttGTGAACAGTGATCAGAATCCTCAATTGATTCATAGGAGATCGTTCTCAGGTGTGATACAGAGACATTCTCAAGCCAAGtgttcaacatcttcttcttcctcttcgtctgCTTCGTCGTTGTCGTCTTCGTTCAGTTTTGGATCAAACGGGTCGTTGGATCTGCAGACACTGATGAGAAGCAGTAACGCGAGTGATAACTCCATCGAAGGAGCGATAGAGCATTGTAAGCAATCATTTACAACTAGAAAGAGCAATGTGGCTGAATCTGAGCTCTGTTCTTCAAGAACCTCTGTTTCTACTTGTGGTGACCTTGATAGGGATTGA